Part of the Zhongshania aliphaticivorans genome, TTTTGCATAAAGCGATCTACACGCAAGGCATTAATATTCTCTGCTGTAGGTAGACCCATTTCTTCAATCGACTGACGCGTTGCACGCTCAATCGATTGCAGCATACGTCGCTCCCGCGGCGCCACAAACAAGATCGCCTCACCGCTACGGCCTGCACGACCTGTACGGCCAATACGATGCACATAGGCTTCTGTATCATGGGGAATATCGTAGTTAATTACGTGGCTGATACGCTCAACATCCAAACCGCGTGCAGCCACGTCAGTCGCAATAATAATGTCAAGGCGACCTTTTTTCAGATTCTCGACAGTACGCTCACGCTGAGCCTGGGCAATATCACCATTCAACGCTGCTGCAGCGTAACCACGCGCCTGTAATTTCTCCGCAAGCTCAGTGGTAACCAATTTAGTACGCACGAAGATAATCATGCCATCAAAAGGTTCGGCTTCCAGAATGCGCGTTAAGGCATCCAGTTTATTCAAACCGCGCGCCATCCAGTAACGCTGACGTATTGTCACCGCAGTAGAGGTCTTGGTCTTGATCGTAATTTGCTCAGGATTATTCAAATACGTAGTGGCTATGCGGCGAATGGCTGACGGCATAGTGGCCGAGAATAGCGCAATTTGGCGCTTTTCTGGCATTTGCCCCATCACCCATTCAACATCGTCAATAAAGCCCATACGCAGCATTTCATCTGCTTCATCTAAAACCAAATGACTCAGGTCATCCAGCTTTAAAGTGCCGCGACGCATGTGGTCCATCACGCGGCCAGGTGTACCAACGACAACCTGAACACCGCGTTTAAGTGCCGCTAACTGACCACGGTAATCTTGACCACCATAGATGGGAAGAACATGAAAACCGGGCATTTGCGCTGCATAACTCTGCAGAGCCTCCGCTACCTGAATAGCTAACTCGCGGGTTGGGGCCAAAATTAAAGCTTGGGTACGACGACTGTTGACGTCTAAGCGTGATAACAACGGCAGCGCAAACGCTGCAGTTTTACCAGTACCGGTTTGGGCTTGACCAACAAGGTCTCTGCCTGCAAGGATAAAAGGAATTGTCGCCGCCTGAATTGGCGAGGGAGTTTCGTAACCAACCGCTTTCACTGCGGCAAGTACCATGGGTGATAGACCCAAGTCGTCAAAAGTAATAGTTTCCGCTGCCGCGGACGTATCTGAGGGCATAATCGCTACCGTAAAAAATGCAAGAGTCGCCGCAACATTAGACCTCACACTCGGCCGAACGCAGATATGGCGTTGAGGCCGCATTATACCGGCATGAGACAACAAATACCCCCAAACCTTTGGCCTTTTTTGGCATTCGCGGCCTAAGAACAGCCCCAACGACGCATCATCAGCGTATTTTTTCTAATTCAGCCCGTAACTCAGCGCTTAATTGCTGCTTAACCTGAGCGTCAAAATCAAAATAAATCAATACTGCAGTGCCTGTTGCTACAAGCTCATTACGCTGCCAAGCCTCATGCTCACAAACAAATGAGGAACTTCCTATATGGCCAATACGAGTCTTAATTTCGACAGCGTGGCCATAGTAAATTTGCGCAACAAAATCGACATCGATTTTTCGCAAAATCAAATTCCACTGTGTTAAATCCTTACTGGGATTAAATATTTCAAACACCGGCGAGCGCGCTGACTCAAACCACATAGGAACAACGGTATTGTTAATATGACCTAAGGCGTCAGTTTCGCAAAACCGCGGTTCCATAATACTACTGAACATATTGCTTTATTCCTTACCGCCCCAGGCGGAAATAACTACTGAGCAGCCCATCGCAGAAACATACACAGCCAAAGTACATAACTCATTATTGATGCCGGAAATGCTTTGTAGCCCAAATCAGTCCCTCGCTGCCTTTCCAGCGCCGCATACACCAACACCGCACTAACCACACCGTGTAAAATCATCAGCGATAAAGCCTGAGACCAACCATATTCGTGCCCATTCACTGTTAATGGCGTAACTAGGGCCATGGCCACTATCACGCCATTCAACAAACCAACAAAAAACACAATACGAGATAAACTCAATCAATTTTCTCCGGCAAAGCACCCCAAATTACACAACATAGTAATAAATTGTAAAAAAATGACAGGCACTCCCAGCCAACACAAAAAGATGCCATATACCATGAAAATGCACGACTTTCTTGTCAAATACGTAAAAAATTATCCCTGCGGTATAAGCTAAACCACCTGTCAGAAGCAAACTAAAGCCACCATTTGGCAGCGCTGCGCTTAGGGGCTTAATCAGAAACAAAGCCAACCAACCCATTAATAAATAAACACCAATTGACCACGCCCGCCGCCCCGCCTTAGGAATAAGTTCCAAC contains:
- a CDS encoding acyl-CoA thioesterase, which codes for MFSSIMEPRFCETDALGHINNTVVPMWFESARSPVFEIFNPSKDLTQWNLILRKIDVDFVAQIYYGHAVEIKTRIGHIGSSSFVCEHEAWQRNELVATGTAVLIYFDFDAQVKQQLSAELRAELEKIR
- a CDS encoding DEAD/DEAH box helicase: MPSDTSAAAETITFDDLGLSPMVLAAVKAVGYETPSPIQAATIPFILAGRDLVGQAQTGTGKTAAFALPLLSRLDVNSRRTQALILAPTRELAIQVAEALQSYAAQMPGFHVLPIYGGQDYRGQLAALKRGVQVVVGTPGRVMDHMRRGTLKLDDLSHLVLDEADEMLRMGFIDDVEWVMGQMPEKRQIALFSATMPSAIRRIATTYLNNPEQITIKTKTSTAVTIRQRYWMARGLNKLDALTRILEAEPFDGMIIFVRTKLVTTELAEKLQARGYAAAALNGDIAQAQRERTVENLKKGRLDIIIATDVAARGLDVERISHVINYDIPHDTEAYVHRIGRTGRAGRSGEAILFVAPRERRMLQSIERATRQSIEEMGLPTAENINALRVDRFMQKITDTLAGTDLSFFRKMLQEYVSKHDVAEIDVAAALASQLQGDKPLLVKDAPKLMTESRNRDKAGGGKRAPDTSLQRYRLEVGRQHGVSAGNIVGAIANEANINSANIGRISIYPEFSTVDLPADLSSGAYECLKSTRVAGQALNISVHDGGDMPIERERPRKPRTSKAGDKGGRKPVTKARSKSSPREKRGKL